One genomic segment of Oncorhynchus mykiss isolate Arlee chromosome 10, USDA_OmykA_1.1, whole genome shotgun sequence includes these proteins:
- the hmbsa gene encoding hydroxymethylbilane synthase a isoform X2, with product MSGEVLNAQDGNGTVNRVIRMGTRKSQLARIQTDYVAEKLKTLYPDVHLEIVAMSTIGDKILDTALSKIGEKSLFTKELENALERNEVDLVVHSLKDLPTTLPNGFTIGAVLQRESPHDAVVLHPKNSGLTLDTLPDGSVIGTSSLRRAAQLKKRFPHLEFKDIRGNLNTRLKKLDEKEDYAAIILAAAGLKRMGWEARVSQVLGPEDCMYAVGQGALAVEVRARDCDILEMVSTLHHSETVLRCIAERAFLRRLEGGCSVPVAVNTEVKDSVLSLTGAVYSLDGADSLKEAMEISVDPGNKLESAADIQHVGVTAHNVPQCAQVAAEKLGVDLADLLLSKGAMEILTTARKLNDAR from the exons ATGTCTGGTGAAGTTCTAAACGCACAG GATGGAAACGGAACAGTGAATCGGGTCATTAGGATGGGGACCAGGAAGAGCCAG TTGGCTCGCATCCAGACTGATTATGTGGCAGAGAAACTGAAGACACTTTATCCAGATGTCCATCTTGAAATAG TTGCCATGTCCACAATTGGTGACAAAATCTTGGACACTGCATTATCAAAG ATAGGTGAGAAAAGTCTTTTCACAAAGGAGCTCGAGAATGCTCTGGAGAGGAATGA GGTAGACCTAGTAGTGCACTCTCTCAAAGACCTCCCTACAACTCTGCCCAATGGCTTCACTATAGGAGCAGTGCTTCA GCGTGAAAGCCCACATGATGCAGTGGTGCTACATCCAAAGAACAGTGGACTGACCCTGGACACTTTGCCAGATGGCAG TGTGATTGGTACTAGCTCTCTGCGTCGAGCTGCTCAGCTGAAGAAGAGGTTTCCTCATCTGGAGTTTAAAGACATT CGAGGTAACCTCAACACTCGTCTGAAGAAGCTGGATGAAAAGGAGGACTATGCTGCCATCATCCTGGCGGCAGCAGGGCTGAAGAGGATGGGGTGGGAGGCACGAGTCAGCCAG GTTCTTGGCCCTGAGGACTGTATGTATGCTGTTGGCCAG GGTGCCCTTGCCGTGGAGGTGCGGGCGCGAGACTGTGACATCTTGGAGATGGTGTCTACCCTGCACCACTCAGAGACTGTGCTGCGCTGCATAGCAGAGAGGGCCTTTCTCAGACGCCTG GAGGGAGGTTGCAGTGTACCAGTTGCTGTGAACACAGAAGTGAAGGACTCGGTG CTCTCTCTGACTGGTGCTGTGTACAGCCTGGATGGAGCTGACAGCTTGAAGGAGGCCATGGAAATCAGTGTAGACCCAGGAAATAAG TTAGAGTCGGCGGCAGACATCCAGCATGTTGGGGTTACAGCCCACAATGTGCCTCAGTGTGCCCAGGTAGCAGCTGAGAAGCTGGGGGTGGACCTGGCCGATCTCCTGCTCAGCAAAGGAGCCATGGAGATCCTGACCACTGCTCGGAAACTCAACGACGCACGCTAA
- the hmbsa gene encoding hydroxymethylbilane synthase a isoform X1, translating to MEEGPYKCVRDGNGTVNRVIRMGTRKSQLARIQTDYVAEKLKTLYPDVHLEIVAMSTIGDKILDTALSKIGEKSLFTKELENALERNEVDLVVHSLKDLPTTLPNGFTIGAVLQRESPHDAVVLHPKNSGLTLDTLPDGSVIGTSSLRRAAQLKKRFPHLEFKDIRGNLNTRLKKLDEKEDYAAIILAAAGLKRMGWEARVSQVLGPEDCMYAVGQGALAVEVRARDCDILEMVSTLHHSETVLRCIAERAFLRRLEGGCSVPVAVNTEVKDSVLSLTGAVYSLDGADSLKEAMEISVDPGNKLESAADIQHVGVTAHNVPQCAQVAAEKLGVDLADLLLSKGAMEILTTARKLNDAR from the exons ATGGAGGAAGGACCTTATAAGTGTGTTAGA GATGGAAACGGAACAGTGAATCGGGTCATTAGGATGGGGACCAGGAAGAGCCAG TTGGCTCGCATCCAGACTGATTATGTGGCAGAGAAACTGAAGACACTTTATCCAGATGTCCATCTTGAAATAG TTGCCATGTCCACAATTGGTGACAAAATCTTGGACACTGCATTATCAAAG ATAGGTGAGAAAAGTCTTTTCACAAAGGAGCTCGAGAATGCTCTGGAGAGGAATGA GGTAGACCTAGTAGTGCACTCTCTCAAAGACCTCCCTACAACTCTGCCCAATGGCTTCACTATAGGAGCAGTGCTTCA GCGTGAAAGCCCACATGATGCAGTGGTGCTACATCCAAAGAACAGTGGACTGACCCTGGACACTTTGCCAGATGGCAG TGTGATTGGTACTAGCTCTCTGCGTCGAGCTGCTCAGCTGAAGAAGAGGTTTCCTCATCTGGAGTTTAAAGACATT CGAGGTAACCTCAACACTCGTCTGAAGAAGCTGGATGAAAAGGAGGACTATGCTGCCATCATCCTGGCGGCAGCAGGGCTGAAGAGGATGGGGTGGGAGGCACGAGTCAGCCAG GTTCTTGGCCCTGAGGACTGTATGTATGCTGTTGGCCAG GGTGCCCTTGCCGTGGAGGTGCGGGCGCGAGACTGTGACATCTTGGAGATGGTGTCTACCCTGCACCACTCAGAGACTGTGCTGCGCTGCATAGCAGAGAGGGCCTTTCTCAGACGCCTG GAGGGAGGTTGCAGTGTACCAGTTGCTGTGAACACAGAAGTGAAGGACTCGGTG CTCTCTCTGACTGGTGCTGTGTACAGCCTGGATGGAGCTGACAGCTTGAAGGAGGCCATGGAAATCAGTGTAGACCCAGGAAATAAG TTAGAGTCGGCGGCAGACATCCAGCATGTTGGGGTTACAGCCCACAATGTGCCTCAGTGTGCCCAGGTAGCAGCTGAGAAGCTGGGGGTGGACCTGGCCGATCTCCTGCTCAGCAAAGGAGCCATGGAGATCCTGACCACTGCTCGGAAACTCAACGACGCACGCTAA
- the LOC110534249 gene encoding histone H2AX — translation MSGRGKTGGKARAKAKSRSSRAGLQFPVGRVHRLLRKGNYAHRVGAGAPVYMAAVLEYLTAEILELAGNAARDNKKSRIIPRHLQLAVRNDEELNKLLGGVTIAQGGVLPNIQAVLLPKKTGAAAAPSGKAGKKASSQSQEY, via the coding sequence ATGTCTGGAAGAGGCAAAACCGGAGGAAAGGCCCGCGCTAAGGCAAAGTCCCGCAGCTCCCGCGCTGGTCTTCAGTTCCCCGTAGGTCGTGTCCATCGTCTGCTGAGGAAGGGCAACTACGCTCATAGAGTAGGTGCTGGTGCTCCCGTGTACATGGCTGCTGTCCTCGAGTACCTGACGGCTGAGATCCTGGAGTTGGCTGGCAATGCCGCTCGGGACAACAAGAAGTCCCGTATCATCCCCCGCCATCTACAGCTGGCCGTTCGTAACGACGAGGAGTTAAACAAACTACTCGGCGGTGTAACCATCGCCCAGGGAGGTGTGTTGCCCAACATCCAGGCTGTTTTGCTACCAAAGAAGACAGGGGCGGCCGCTGCACCAAGCGGGAAGGCGGGAAAGAAGGCTTCCTCACAGTCCCAAGAATATTAG